In one window of Psychrobacter sp. P2G3 DNA:
- a CDS encoding helix-turn-helix domain-containing protein, with protein MENNNIKSHSVLLYNTQNIDVQLLKAGFSIRKKEYQRIWKDIQTSKMTHPETHYLIQGVRGAGKTTLLSRLSYEVAEDKKLSEWLIPILLNEEEYGILSLFTFWLRIAEKLAEYDAQLYSELFQQVLRLDDDAVVAWELIQHYLDKNKQKIIVFVDNLGELFKDFDKVEHAQLREVLSLHPHIRLIGGSSQSLEAHFDVSAPFYQFFKLVNLKSINETEMHELLRSLATQTGEEAVKTIEEIITEYPERIEAVRRLTDGVPRTIVLLFQIIMEGAKESSYAYLEETIDKTTPLYKHRMDDLSRQQKAIVHVIAMNWDAMSTKEIAEQTRLPSKTVSAQLVKLQQQWIVDKIETDTKNHLYIVKERFFNIWYLMRYGSQTDKRRVLWLTRFLESWYDKNELNIKLVEIAIPYIDLNGADGFKLQRTKEVYINALLASEHIDETLKAGVNIFLKPYYSNLIRSEEWEVYKVNLENCFLNIELKRYKDAKRNIEEVLKLDIGSAQNLIILEVVYEFFNEDEELKNKVISNILQESAKSSMSRLMLLVNIVDMDYESSKNVGRIIVNETTSEAKLDSAIFMAFQAYIQLWFDEFKDLESSLETLRNNNLVFEEGGMFLTLFENFLVLLIQKNQLEIAYGLMDEFIHLKEQFKPIYYALVSLLKDERRQEYLRMGPELQGTVDEILQKVEEYRVKYA; from the coding sequence ATGGAAAATAATAATATAAAAAGCCATTCAGTCTTACTTTATAACACGCAAAATATAGATGTTCAGCTATTAAAAGCAGGCTTTAGTATTCGCAAAAAAGAATACCAACGCATCTGGAAGGATATTCAAACGAGTAAAATGACTCATCCAGAGACCCATTATCTTATTCAAGGCGTAAGAGGCGCAGGTAAAACTACTTTATTATCTCGTCTTTCCTATGAAGTTGCAGAAGACAAGAAATTAAGCGAATGGTTGATACCTATTTTATTGAATGAAGAAGAGTACGGTATATTATCGCTATTTACTTTTTGGCTACGTATTGCTGAAAAGCTAGCAGAATATGATGCTCAGTTATATTCAGAGCTGTTTCAACAAGTCTTGCGCTTAGACGATGATGCGGTAGTTGCTTGGGAGCTTATACAACATTACTTAGATAAAAATAAGCAAAAAATTATCGTTTTTGTCGATAATCTAGGAGAGCTATTTAAGGATTTTGATAAAGTTGAGCATGCTCAACTGCGTGAAGTGTTGAGTCTTCATCCGCATATTCGTCTTATCGGTGGTTCAAGTCAATCACTAGAAGCACACTTCGATGTATCAGCCCCCTTCTATCAGTTCTTTAAACTAGTCAATTTGAAGTCGATCAACGAAACAGAAATGCACGAGCTGCTGCGCTCTTTGGCGACACAAACTGGTGAAGAAGCAGTCAAAACAATCGAAGAAATTATTACTGAGTACCCTGAACGTATTGAAGCGGTAAGGCGGTTAACTGACGGTGTACCTCGTACTATTGTATTGCTATTTCAAATTATTATGGAAGGAGCGAAAGAGAGTAGTTATGCTTATTTAGAGGAAACCATAGATAAGACTACACCTTTATATAAGCATCGAATGGATGACTTATCAAGACAGCAGAAGGCTATCGTACATGTAATAGCGATGAATTGGGATGCGATGAGTACTAAAGAGATTGCAGAACAAACACGTCTACCAAGTAAGACAGTATCAGCCCAATTGGTTAAGCTACAGCAGCAATGGATAGTCGATAAAATAGAAACTGACACCAAAAATCACTTATATATCGTAAAAGAGCGGTTTTTTAATATTTGGTATTTGATGCGTTATGGTAGTCAGACAGATAAGCGCCGTGTTTTATGGCTTACTAGATTTTTAGAGAGTTGGTATGATAAGAATGAGTTGAATATAAAGCTGGTTGAAATAGCTATACCTTATATAGATTTAAATGGTGCTGACGGTTTTAAGTTGCAAAGAACTAAAGAGGTATATATAAACGCTTTGCTAGCCAGTGAGCATATAGACGAAACTCTAAAGGCGGGCGTAAATATTTTCTTAAAACCATACTACAGCAACTTAATTAGATCTGAAGAATGGGAGGTTTATAAAGTTAATCTTGAAAACTGTTTTTTAAATATAGAACTTAAAAGATATAAGGATGCAAAACGTAATATTGAAGAAGTACTAAAATTAGATATTGGTTCTGCTCAAAATTTAATAATATTAGAAGTTGTTTATGAGTTTTTTAATGAAGATGAAGAGTTAAAGAACAAAGTAATTTCTAATATTCTTCAAGAATCAGCAAAGTCTTCAATGAGTCGTTTAATGCTATTAGTAAACATAGTTGATATGGATTATGAGAGTTCTAAGAATGTTGGTCGGATAATAGTTAATGAAACAACGTCAGAAGCAAAGCTTGATAGTGCTATATTTATGGCTTTTCAAGCATATATACAATTATGGTTCGACGAATTCAAAGATTTAGAAAGTAGTTTAGAGACACTAAGAAATAATAATCTTGTCTTTGAGGAAGGTGGAATGTTCCTAACTTTATTTGAAAATTTCCTAGTTCTTCTAATTCAGAAGAATCAGTTAGAAATAGCTTATGGACTTATGGACGAATTTATCCATCTAAAAGAGCAGTTTAAACCTATCTACTACGCCCTAGTGTCTCTACTCAAAGATGAACGCCGACAAGAATATCTGCGTATGGGTCCAGAGCTACAAGGAACAGTAGATGAGATATTACAAAAGGTCGAAGAGTATCGTGTTAAGTACGCTTAG
- a CDS encoding DsrE family protein, with protein MVNNTDYVGTLFDNSESNPSKITLAFTMAGVALKKGHSASVILMVDAVHLALPNALDNVDIGAPFEPAGELLEAFIEKGGQVLVCSACMKHSGVEESAIDKRFTVISGDDVVELLMNAKGSLQLN; from the coding sequence ATGGTTAATAATACGGATTACGTTGGAACGCTATTTGACAATAGTGAATCAAACCCAAGCAAAATCACTTTAGCCTTTACCATGGCAGGTGTCGCGCTTAAAAAAGGCCACTCTGCATCAGTTATATTGATGGTAGACGCGGTACATTTGGCATTGCCGAACGCATTAGATAACGTCGATATTGGCGCGCCATTTGAACCTGCTGGCGAGTTACTAGAAGCCTTCATTGAAAAAGGTGGACAAGTATTGGTCTGCAGTGCATGTATGAAGCACAGCGGTGTGGAAGAGTCAGCCATTGATAAGCGCTTTACCGTCATCAGTGGTGATGACGTGGTTGAGCTGCTGATGAATGCGAAAGGTTCATTGCAGTTGAATTGA
- a CDS encoding acyl-CoA thioesterase, which translates to MYPFFRYAKSITKAVIANKKGDQLDLADTSEIEIRCSLTDIDNFLEMNNGRVLTLFDLGRTDFAIRTGLGKQLLHRRWGLVVAGSTVQYRKRIRAFDRVTIKTHVAAIDERWIYVEQSMWVKGKPCSSALLRTGVTSKGRVIETQEVLDAMGKSDWNMPPTGYVAEWIESDNDRPWPPLG; encoded by the coding sequence ATGTATCCATTTTTTCGTTATGCTAAATCTATCACTAAGGCTGTCATCGCTAATAAAAAAGGCGATCAACTAGACTTAGCAGATACCAGCGAGATTGAGATTCGCTGTAGCTTGACGGACATTGATAATTTTTTAGAGATGAATAATGGTCGCGTGCTGACGTTATTCGATTTGGGACGTACTGACTTTGCCATTCGTACTGGTCTTGGCAAACAATTGCTGCATAGGCGTTGGGGTCTGGTCGTAGCTGGCAGCACAGTACAATATCGCAAACGCATTCGCGCCTTTGATAGGGTTACGATTAAGACGCACGTGGCTGCTATTGATGAGCGTTGGATCTACGTGGAACAATCAATGTGGGTGAAAGGCAAGCCCTGCTCGTCTGCTCTACTACGGACAGGCGTCACTAGCAAAGGACGCGTGATTGAAACTCAAGAAGTGCTGGATGCGATGGGTAAATCTGATTGGAATATGCCGCCGACCGGCTATGTAGCCGAGTGGATTGAGAGTGATAATGACCGTCCGTGGCCGCCTTTAGGTTAG
- a CDS encoding alpha/beta fold hydrolase — protein MTTSKPSKSAKSSNTPKPFAPTPFKPPFWLTNPHLQSILPKFFAPEVPNYRRALKQDSLCETDIAYDFYDAHPIEATDDGTLEQTPLVVLFHGMEGSSDSHYARALAYQMHRDGWHFVVAHFRSCGGIPANGRVFYNAGDTEEVHHMLQNLREQYAHIYAVGVSLGGNALAKYMGEYGDEALCEGAVVISAPVDMSSAALSMHSFLSHRIYTPYLLNPIIKKALSNDISEEEIASIKSVNRISDFDNIFTAPRHGYRSKNDYYHSSSALPYLINVTHPLLLISAKDDPFIGFTATQGDVSDSVTILDTDHGGHIGYLRYRSASKQADTVKSSSKQSKKNGKKTKTSKFDINWIPETVSAFFHSIGIPSNDISLDNVSPGNASPNNASNE, from the coding sequence ATGACAACTTCAAAACCTTCAAAGAGCGCAAAGTCTTCAAACACCCCAAAACCGTTTGCACCCACTCCTTTTAAACCACCATTTTGGCTGACTAATCCACACCTGCAAAGTATTTTGCCTAAGTTTTTTGCACCAGAAGTGCCAAATTATCGCCGAGCACTCAAGCAAGACTCGTTGTGTGAGACGGACATTGCTTATGACTTCTACGATGCGCATCCAATAGAGGCAACTGACGATGGTACGCTTGAGCAAACACCTTTAGTCGTGCTATTCCACGGAATGGAAGGCAGTAGTGATAGCCATTATGCGCGCGCATTGGCGTATCAAATGCATCGCGATGGCTGGCACTTTGTAGTGGCACACTTTCGCAGTTGTGGCGGTATTCCAGCTAACGGACGCGTCTTTTATAATGCCGGTGACACTGAAGAGGTGCATCACATGCTGCAGAATTTACGTGAGCAATATGCTCATATCTATGCGGTAGGCGTCTCCCTAGGCGGTAATGCGCTGGCAAAATATATGGGCGAATATGGTGATGAAGCGCTATGCGAGGGTGCCGTGGTCATCTCCGCTCCTGTCGATATGTCGTCAGCTGCTCTAAGTATGCATAGCTTCTTGAGTCATCGTATTTATACGCCATATTTGCTCAATCCAATTATCAAAAAAGCTTTATCAAATGACATAAGCGAAGAGGAAATTGCCTCTATCAAGTCGGTCAATCGTATCAGTGACTTTGATAATATCTTTACCGCGCCGCGTCATGGCTATCGCTCCAAAAACGACTATTACCACTCCTCATCGGCTCTACCCTACTTAATAAATGTCACCCATCCGCTACTGCTGATTAGTGCCAAAGACGATCCCTTTATTGGCTTTACCGCCACTCAAGGCGATGTGTCTGATAGCGTCACTATCCTTGATACCGACCATGGTGGGCATATTGGTTACCTGCGTTATCGCTCAGCTAGCAAACAGGCTGACACCGTGAAATCCAGCTCTAAGCAATCGAAAAAGAATGGTAAAAAAACCAAGACCTCAAAATTCGATATCAATTGGATACCTGAAACCGTTAGCGCCTTTTTTCACTCAATTGGCATTCCGTCTAACGATATTTCACTTGATAATGTTTCACCTGGAAACGCTTCACCTAACAATGCTTCCAATGAATAA
- a CDS encoding YigZ family protein, giving the protein MSYQTLQRAVTARLEIKKSEFITYAYPVTSREQAMFHVEQLREQYADARHHCWAYIIGDPANTTSAGFDDDGEPNGTAGRPILNVLQHKSIGNVIIIVVRYFGGIKLGAGGLTRAYAGSAQAAVDEMILLPYVPMAQVQILAEFATEAQCRYVVESLNGSIDDVNYSKQVTLTVTIAEADIEALKERLAMDGRVLDKP; this is encoded by the coding sequence ATGAGTTATCAAACCTTACAACGTGCCGTCACTGCTAGGCTGGAGATTAAAAAGTCTGAATTCATTACTTATGCCTATCCGGTCACTTCACGTGAACAAGCAATGTTTCACGTGGAACAGCTGCGCGAACAATATGCTGATGCGCGTCATCACTGCTGGGCGTACATCATTGGCGATCCTGCTAATACAACGAGCGCAGGCTTTGATGATGATGGCGAACCTAACGGTACAGCAGGTCGGCCAATTCTAAACGTCCTACAGCACAAGTCTATCGGTAACGTTATTATTATTGTGGTGCGTTATTTTGGTGGTATTAAACTGGGTGCTGGCGGCCTAACTCGTGCCTATGCAGGCTCTGCGCAAGCGGCTGTCGATGAGATGATATTGCTCCCCTATGTGCCAATGGCTCAAGTACAAATATTAGCGGAGTTCGCTACTGAAGCGCAATGTCGTTATGTAGTAGAAAGTCTAAATGGCAGTATTGATGACGTGAATTATAGTAAGCAGGTTACGTTAACCGTGACTATTGCTGAAGCTGATATTGAAGCTTTAAAAGAGCGCCTTGCTATGGATGGACGGGTGCTGGATAAACCATAG
- a CDS encoding 16S rRNA pseudouridine(516) synthase — translation MRLDKFISKATELSRKESKRILHAGEVTVNDEVIKDPGVHVDIVNDEVLWAGESLSVAAGNRYILLHKPEGFECTLKVKEYPIVTELIAVPELGSLRIAGRLDVDTTGALLISDDGGWLHRVTSPKHEHAKVYELTLAEPMDSDAQANAVKEVSEGILLDGDHEETKPAILEFIDETHARLTLEQGKYHQVKRMMGYFGNRVTELHRASIGHITLEGLDKGDSRFLTEEEVAKF, via the coding sequence ATGCGTTTAGATAAATTTATTAGTAAAGCCACCGAACTGTCGCGTAAAGAGTCCAAAAGAATCTTGCACGCAGGCGAAGTCACTGTAAACGATGAAGTCATTAAAGACCCTGGCGTACATGTCGATATCGTCAATGATGAAGTCCTATGGGCAGGCGAGTCGCTATCGGTTGCTGCTGGCAATCGTTATATTTTATTGCATAAGCCAGAAGGCTTTGAGTGTACGCTCAAAGTAAAAGAATATCCTATCGTTACCGAGCTAATTGCAGTGCCAGAATTGGGTAGCCTACGTATCGCTGGACGCCTCGATGTCGATACCACTGGTGCATTACTCATTAGTGATGATGGCGGCTGGCTACACCGTGTCACCAGTCCTAAGCATGAGCACGCAAAAGTCTATGAGCTGACTTTGGCTGAGCCAATGGATAGTGACGCGCAGGCCAATGCAGTGAAGGAAGTCAGTGAAGGCATCTTGCTCGATGGCGACCATGAAGAAACCAAACCTGCTATCCTTGAGTTTATCGACGAGACTCACGCACGTCTGACGTTGGAGCAAGGTAAATACCATCAAGTTAAACGCATGATGGGCTACTTCGGTAATAGAGTCACTGAGCTACATCGCGCTAGTATCGGTCATATCACTTTAGAAGGTTTGGATAAAGGTGACAGTCGCTTTTTAACAGAGGAAGAAGTCGCAAAATTCTAA
- a CDS encoding thioredoxin fold domain-containing protein, producing MKQPVFKFASLISAILLATTACAEPSVSNSVSKSASQNTSQNAQNTSTAGDVSATVDSQLRQVLTQAGIKTQITSITPSNLPNMYQVDLAGQLPLHITADGEYVIQGELQKNPSKRVVTKTLARSNSAQAGMPVSAAVKSAVLANMSELKNMSAKTPFFYTAVPGVLWGATLEGVPFLLSDDAQYITDGEISVIENGQFMGLDEEFEKRKNQSVFKTLDEKQLITYPATSAERAVIYVADDVNCPYCRRLHQQLPMLNAKGVTVKVIGYPIYEQSPAQMRGIWCQADDSSRRKAFDKAMLAGEMTPASANCSTDHVTPNREKAAGLAVMATPAIYRDDGVLYQASFESPEFLEFLGVE from the coding sequence GTGAAACAACCTGTATTTAAATTTGCCAGTCTCATTAGTGCCATATTGTTAGCGACGACCGCTTGCGCCGAGCCATCCGTTTCTAACTCCGTAAGCAAAAGTGCCAGTCAAAACACTAGCCAAAATGCACAGAATACGTCAACAGCTGGAGATGTTAGTGCAACTGTTGACAGTCAGCTACGCCAAGTTCTGACCCAAGCTGGTATCAAGACACAAATCACTTCTATTACGCCATCTAACTTACCCAATATGTATCAAGTTGATCTCGCTGGCCAACTGCCACTACATATTACTGCTGATGGCGAATACGTTATCCAAGGCGAGCTACAAAAGAACCCAAGCAAGCGTGTCGTGACTAAAACCCTAGCGCGTAGCAATAGTGCGCAAGCGGGTATGCCAGTAAGCGCTGCAGTCAAATCTGCTGTACTTGCCAATATGAGCGAGCTTAAAAACATGAGCGCCAAAACACCGTTCTTTTATACAGCTGTACCGGGCGTGCTTTGGGGTGCAACGTTAGAGGGTGTACCGTTTTTATTATCCGATGACGCGCAATATATTACAGATGGCGAGATATCAGTCATTGAAAACGGTCAGTTCATGGGGCTGGATGAAGAGTTTGAAAAACGTAAAAACCAGTCCGTATTTAAAACCTTAGATGAGAAACAATTAATAACCTATCCGGCAACTAGCGCTGAGAGAGCCGTTATCTATGTGGCCGACGACGTCAACTGTCCTTATTGTCGCAGACTGCATCAACAACTACCGATGCTCAATGCAAAAGGCGTGACAGTAAAAGTCATCGGCTATCCGATATATGAGCAGTCACCAGCGCAAATGCGTGGTATTTGGTGTCAAGCAGATGATAGCAGTCGTCGCAAGGCATTTGATAAAGCAATGTTAGCGGGTGAGATGACACCTGCATCAGCTAACTGTAGTACAGATCATGTGACACCGAATCGTGAAAAGGCGGCTGGACTGGCTGTCATGGCCACACCTGCTATTTACCGCGATGATGGAGTGCTATACCAAGCGAGTTTTGAGAGCCCTGAGTTTTTAGAGTTCTTGGGAGTAGAGTAG
- a CDS encoding DUF2939 domain-containing protein, with translation MKKLMTLLMLLLVIAVAIYAGSPYYSAYQLKKAYDAKDGATIAAAINYEQVRPSMKTQLTSRFANTMEQYPLVAELSGEPLAKAANSFIVQAVDSAVTPENIEKLINTQGQANTATKELAAAWAISSNQVDLKNLIQDLIIHRGDVDAVVKQQVQQMMSQQAAQLEQQATQGTDSDKPKLSYCGINCFTISGQVKGYPITIEMQREGFIEWKIVDVVLP, from the coding sequence ATGAAAAAGCTAATGACATTGCTGATGTTATTGTTGGTCATTGCAGTAGCTATTTATGCTGGTTCGCCTTATTACAGTGCGTATCAGCTTAAGAAGGCCTATGATGCCAAAGACGGTGCCACTATCGCTGCTGCTATCAATTACGAGCAAGTACGACCGAGTATGAAGACCCAATTGACCAGCAGGTTTGCCAATACGATGGAGCAATATCCGCTAGTTGCAGAGCTTAGTGGAGAGCCTCTTGCGAAAGCTGCTAATAGCTTTATCGTGCAGGCGGTAGATAGTGCTGTGACTCCAGAAAATATCGAAAAACTTATCAATACTCAGGGTCAGGCCAATACGGCTACCAAAGAGCTTGCGGCTGCTTGGGCAATATCCAGCAATCAAGTCGACCTCAAAAACCTAATTCAAGATTTGATTATTCATCGCGGTGATGTCGATGCGGTAGTCAAACAACAAGTTCAGCAAATGATGAGTCAGCAAGCTGCCCAGTTAGAGCAGCAAGCAACCCAAGGGACCGATAGTGACAAGCCAAAATTAAGCTATTGCGGTATCAATTGCTTTACCATTAGCGGTCAAGTCAAAGGCTATCCTATTACTATAGAGATGCAACGTGAAGGCTTCATTGAGTGGAAAATCGTTGATGTAGTCTTGCCATAA
- the dnaJ gene encoding molecular chaperone DnaJ, whose product MSKRDFYEILGVSKTADSKEIKRSYRKLAMKYHPDRNSDDPDAEDKFKEASMAYEVLSDEDKRSAYDRMGHAAFENGMGGGGFGGAGAGNFQDIFGDIFGNFGDIFGQSRGGGGGRSRRGSDLRYVIELTLEEAVRGCKKEISFTAPAPCDTCDGKGAKDASDVVTCQTCHGQGQVRMQQGFFAVQQSCPHCGGTGKQIKNPCPDCHGDGVKDKSRTLEVSIPAGVDDGDRVRLAGEGEAGGAGVQNGDLYVEVRVKQHNVFTRQGADLYMDVPVSITDAALGKEVEIPTLDGKVKIKVAEGTQSGKLLRVRGKGVTPVRTTMKGDLICRVVIETPVNLTREQKDLLRQFQDTLDGDSKHQQSPHKKSFFKKIGELFD is encoded by the coding sequence ATGAGTAAGCGCGATTTTTATGAAATATTAGGCGTTAGTAAGACTGCAGACAGTAAAGAGATCAAACGTTCATACCGCAAGCTGGCGATGAAATATCATCCCGACCGCAATTCTGACGACCCTGATGCTGAAGATAAATTCAAAGAAGCGTCAATGGCTTACGAAGTGCTTAGCGATGAAGATAAGCGCTCAGCCTATGACCGTATGGGCCATGCAGCCTTCGAAAATGGAATGGGCGGTGGCGGCTTTGGCGGTGCAGGCGCGGGCAACTTCCAAGATATCTTCGGTGATATCTTTGGTAACTTTGGTGATATCTTTGGTCAGTCGCGCGGTGGCGGCGGTGGACGTTCGCGTCGTGGTTCTGACTTACGTTATGTAATCGAGCTGACATTAGAGGAAGCAGTACGCGGTTGCAAAAAAGAGATTAGCTTTACCGCACCTGCGCCTTGTGATACTTGTGATGGTAAAGGCGCAAAAGACGCCTCTGATGTCGTTACTTGTCAGACCTGTCATGGTCAAGGTCAGGTTCGTATGCAGCAAGGCTTCTTTGCGGTGCAGCAATCTTGCCCGCATTGTGGCGGTACAGGTAAACAAATCAAAAACCCATGCCCTGATTGTCATGGCGACGGGGTAAAAGACAAGTCACGCACGCTAGAAGTTTCTATCCCAGCTGGGGTTGATGACGGCGATCGCGTACGTCTGGCTGGTGAAGGTGAAGCGGGCGGTGCAGGCGTGCAAAATGGCGATTTGTATGTTGAAGTACGCGTCAAGCAGCACAATGTCTTTACTCGTCAAGGTGCCGATCTGTATATGGATGTGCCTGTTAGCATCACCGATGCAGCACTGGGTAAAGAAGTCGAGATCCCAACCTTAGATGGCAAAGTAAAAATCAAAGTCGCAGAAGGTACGCAAAGTGGTAAGTTACTTCGTGTACGCGGAAAAGGTGTCACGCCAGTACGTACGACGATGAAAGGTGATTTGATTTGCCGTGTCGTTATTGAGACGCCAGTGAACTTAACTCGCGAACAAAAAGACTTGTTACGTCAGTTCCAAGATACACTCGATGGTGATAGCAAACATCAACAGTCGCCACATAAAAAGTCATTCTTTAAGAAAATTGGCGAATTGTTCGACTGA
- the dapB gene encoding 4-hydroxy-tetrahydrodipicolinate reductase: MTKQVSTQLINVGVIGAGGRMGRMLIEAVQDNPQTTLSAAIERQGSSLVGADAGEVAAIGRLNIKIVDDLTAVIDDIDVLIDFSLPDATEQNMQTCAEHKVAMVIGTTGFSTQQEQVLTEASKHTAIVYAGNYSTGVNLSLKLLNMAAKAFGTDADVEIIEAHHKHKIDAPSGTAYMMAEAVAEARGQNLKDVVVYGREGQTGAREAGTIGIHAIRGGEIVGDHTVMFIADGEVVEITHRARARMTFAAGAVRAATWIIQQKAGQYNMQDVLGLND, translated from the coding sequence ATGACTAAACAAGTAAGTACACAACTTATCAATGTCGGTGTTATCGGGGCTGGCGGTCGTATGGGGCGTATGCTAATCGAAGCAGTGCAGGACAATCCGCAAACGACATTAAGCGCCGCTATTGAGCGTCAAGGCTCAAGCCTAGTTGGTGCTGATGCGGGCGAAGTAGCGGCTATAGGACGTTTAAATATAAAAATTGTGGATGACCTAACTGCTGTAATTGATGACATAGACGTCCTAATCGACTTTAGCTTACCGGATGCCACTGAACAAAACATGCAAACTTGTGCTGAGCATAAGGTAGCGATGGTCATTGGCACTACCGGCTTTAGCACACAGCAAGAGCAAGTGCTGACCGAAGCCAGTAAGCATACTGCTATTGTTTACGCTGGTAACTATTCTACTGGTGTTAACTTGTCATTGAAGCTGTTGAATATGGCAGCAAAAGCATTCGGCACAGATGCGGATGTTGAAATTATTGAAGCGCATCATAAGCATAAGATTGACGCACCGTCGGGCACGGCTTATATGATGGCAGAGGCAGTCGCAGAAGCACGCGGACAGAATCTAAAAGACGTGGTCGTATATGGTCGTGAAGGCCAGACGGGTGCACGTGAAGCGGGCACAATCGGCATTCATGCTATTCGCGGCGGTGAAATAGTCGGTGATCATACTGTGATGTTTATCGCGGATGGTGAAGTCGTTGAAATTACCCATCGTGCACGCGCGCGCATGACCTTTGCCGCTGGAGCAGTACGTGCGGCTACTTGGATTATTCAGCAAAAAGCTGGGCAATATAATATGCAGGATGTGTTGGGTTTAAATGACTAG
- a CDS encoding type II and III secretion system protein produces the protein MRINNDNLKFIINDIVLYARNIILALSLGILPIVVQAAPYQTYVIHTYGGEALLPAVRQQLGTSPDGGTVATYQDKLVLRTTATNYQAVQQLLTQIDGQPQALTVAVRVGNNATSQSSIQQGRVIISNRSIQGAAIINQRDSQQQNNSMYQVQTLSGSAASISTGTLYSLTQSYQANIYPTYNRPAGQIVIQQQMLLPTTQGIQVTPKLLPNGQVEVNLSQTEEKLVIANNSNNQSFHNQNQNIYNGSNAVKRQGLNSTIIVPRGQWVDIGQITQDTQNQSSSYGSNRRNISSTSAPISLLIQ, from the coding sequence GTGCGCATAAATAACGATAATTTAAAGTTCATTATCAATGATATTGTTCTTTACGCACGCAACATAATCCTTGCTCTAAGTTTGGGTATATTGCCAATAGTAGTGCAAGCAGCACCTTATCAAACCTACGTTATTCATACTTACGGCGGTGAAGCGTTACTGCCTGCTGTACGCCAGCAACTGGGTACCAGCCCTGATGGTGGAACGGTTGCGACCTATCAAGATAAATTGGTATTACGAACGACGGCTACCAATTATCAAGCGGTACAACAATTACTAACGCAGATTGATGGTCAACCGCAAGCACTGACGGTTGCGGTGCGTGTTGGTAACAATGCCACTAGCCAAAGCAGTATCCAGCAAGGTCGGGTTATTATTTCTAACCGCAGTATCCAAGGTGCAGCAATCATTAATCAGCGTGATAGTCAGCAGCAGAATAATAGTATGTATCAAGTACAGACACTGTCAGGTAGCGCGGCAAGCATCAGTACAGGCACGCTCTATTCGCTAACGCAAAGTTATCAGGCGAATATTTATCCTACCTACAATCGCCCAGCGGGGCAGATTGTTATTCAGCAACAAATGTTGTTACCAACCACTCAAGGCATTCAAGTCACTCCAAAATTATTACCAAATGGCCAAGTAGAAGTTAATCTGTCTCAAACTGAAGAGAAACTGGTAATTGCTAATAACTCTAATAATCAAAGCTTTCATAATCAGAACCAGAACATCTATAACGGAAGTAACGCTGTTAAACGTCAAGGTCTCAACAGCACTATTATTGTGCCACGTGGACAATGGGTTGACATCGGACAAATTACGCAAGACACTCAAAATCAAAGCTCAAGTTATGGCAGCAATCGTAGGAATATCAGCAGCACCAGTGCGCCTATTTCGCTTTTAATACAGTAA